Proteins from one Drosophila gunungcola strain Sukarami chromosome 3R, Dgunungcola_SK_2, whole genome shotgun sequence genomic window:
- the LOC128266313 gene encoding transcription factor SPT20 homolog, with translation MLNGKFYTGLPPKMVERQGVNVCNRQESHFYWPDDSRAESAVENRVKRRNSQQLEKPVQRITTVQDSPTEVDTRRMFHKEFASSSIQFYDNLQSNPSKRVPLGRGLRRELTPKLTEVRAQELDNKAEDTSNRRQQAYSSKIQFYDYVNEADNATQNNVRRPQMDLNDKREVELNTKNSPKLQVKRNVRSFSVELEPKVTKKPLNDSPEWRRPRPLPQPQSQAQPKKILKQMPQDQDAFDYLENRVRRLQLTRSPGLPKKHVTYNEEAAEYAYYDDREDIGEPIYETRPRQPPNMPTGSRQQQQQQHQQHQFQQQQQQHQRQLPRSFMETSRAKPLNNNNNYQPNASARKILPKLPESPATTIHMVDDNDPPAPSDPRKHLRSSLCFSGDALMVGGQPAQSTAQARRSSAGQRISVGLPD, from the coding sequence ATGCTGAATGGAAAATTCTACACGGGCCTGCCGCCCAAAATGGTGGAACGTCAGGGAGTGAATGTGTGCAATCGCCAGGAGTCCCACTTCTACTGGCCAGATGACTCTCGAGCCGAGTCTGCGGTGGAGAATCGAGTGAAAAGGCGGAATAGCCAGCAGTTGGAAAAGCCTGTGCAGAGGATAACCACCGTACAGGACTCTCCCACTGAAGTGGACACAAGGCGAATGTTTCACAAGGAGTTTGCCAGCTCATCCATACAGTTTTATGATAATCTACAGTCGAATCCCAGTAAAAGAGTTCCCCTGGGAAGAGGACTGCGCAGGGAGTTGACCCCCAAGCTCACTGAAGTCAGAGCCCAGGAGTTGGATAACAAAGCTGAGGATACAAGCAATCGTCGCCAGCAGGCCTATAGCTCTAAAATCCAATTCTACGATTATGTAAACGAAGCGGATAATGCCACTCAAAATAATGTGAGAAGACCCCAGATGGACTTAAATGACAAACGTGAAGTGGAATTGAATACCAAGAACAGCCCTAAATTACAGGTGAAAAGAAATGTGCGCAGTTTTAGTGTGGAACTGGAACCCAAGGTCACAAAGAAACCACTGAATGACAGCCCCGAATGGCGACGACCACGCCCACTGCCACAGCCACAGTCACAGGCACAGCCCAAAAAGATACTCAAGCAAATGCCACAGGATCAGGATGCCTTTGATTATCTGGAAAATCGGGTGAGAAGATTGCAGCTAACTAGGAGTCCGGGTTTGCCCAAAAAGCATGTGACCTACAACGAAGAGGCTGCGGAATATGCCTACTATGATGATCGCGAGGATATTGGGGAACCCATCTACGAAACTCGCCCACGCCAGCCGCCTAATATGCCGACAGGAAGtcgtcagcagcagcagcagcaacatcagcaacatcaattccagcagcaacaacagcaacatcagcgtCAGCTGCCGCGTTCGTTTATGGAAACTAGTCGGGCCAAgccattaaataataataataattaccaGCCCAACGCCAGCGCTAGGAAAATCTTGCCAAAATTGCCAGAGAGCCCAGCAACAACCATACATATGGTCGATGACAATGACCCCCCCGCGCCCTCTGACCCCCGCAAACACCTGCGCAGCAGCCTCTGCTTCAGCGGCGACGCTCTGATGGTGGGCGGCCAGCCCGCTCAATCGACGGCGCAGGCGCGGCGCAGCTCCGCCGGGCAGAGAATCAGCGTGGGTCTGCCGGACTGA